In Leptospira kanakyensis, a genomic segment contains:
- a CDS encoding LA_0442/LA_0875 N-terminal domain-containing protein, which translates to MRNLNLTLIILLFFIFPLSAVQTILLKQGKSIKGIVTNQNVDSVEVDTQNGKHMVISKKTVLKIIYKDIAESEEENIRKEEEEKRKSEKEKAIAAKQEEIRKRREELSRQEAEKKAKQEGGEVVTHSLRDSFVLGSVADGNMITLAPEAAKCQSFQEYPEYFWLFGALRFSEPNWDELLPKDNRPVRIKQTSTWTDMAITLLGGFLITVTRKTIVVDVCEGNGFRMVSDSEIKRIKDEAVEQIRTEQELKEAEEKYELEQLEKDLEALKKKK; encoded by the coding sequence ATGCGAAACTTAAATTTAACCTTAATTATACTTTTATTTTTCATTTTTCCATTAAGTGCAGTACAAACCATCCTTCTCAAACAAGGCAAATCCATCAAAGGGATCGTCACGAATCAAAACGTGGATAGTGTCGAAGTGGACACACAAAACGGAAAACACATGGTGATTTCCAAAAAAACTGTCCTAAAAATTATCTACAAAGACATTGCGGAATCGGAAGAAGAAAACATTCGTAAAGAAGAAGAAGAAAAACGGAAATCAGAAAAAGAAAAGGCCATTGCAGCCAAACAAGAAGAAATCCGCAAACGTAGAGAAGAACTATCTAGACAAGAAGCAGAAAAGAAAGCCAAACAAGAAGGAGGCGAAGTTGTAACACATAGCCTTCGTGATTCTTTTGTGCTTGGTTCTGTGGCTGACGGAAACATGATCACCCTTGCTCCCGAAGCAGCCAAGTGCCAATCCTTTCAAGAATATCCAGAATACTTTTGGTTGTTTGGAGCCTTACGTTTTAGCGAACCAAATTGGGATGAATTACTTCCCAAAGACAACCGCCCAGTTCGTATCAAACAAACATCAACTTGGACAGATATGGCAATCACCCTGCTCGGTGGATTTCTCATTACAGTCACTCGTAAGACAATTGTTGTTGATGTTTGCGAAGGAAATGGTTTCCGCATGGTTTCCGATTCCGAAATCAAACGCATCAAAGATGAAGCAGTAGAACAAATCAGAACCGAACAAGAATTGAAAGAAGCAGAAGAAAAATACGAGTTAGAACAACTTGAAAAAGATTTAGAAGCTTTAAAGAAGAAGAAGTAA
- the eat gene encoding ethanolamine permease: MKEDPKMHKVLHSVHLWGIAVGLVISGDYFGWNFGWSKASFWEFSFAVVWIATFYVLFALCFTELAASIPQSGGPSAYAKRALGDLFGLVTGYLVLVEFLLAPPAIASALGGYIHFLFPVIPEFGAGIVMFCLLLLINLTGIKQTARFELFVTLVAVCGLLFYLGFLVPHVSFDRIPKFPETTSISWGSVFLSIPFAIWFFLAVEGVALASEEVRNPARDIPIGYTAGIFTLLCLAGLIFVFTASVVDIKEISELDYPLSYVLQKLYGKDQVWPFVFTFIGLFGLVASLFGIILGNSRLVYAMAKEGYLPNYLSKLNKGSSVPGNAVLSGGTLGIFCMCFLDTAELITISALGACGMYLLSLVSYFVLRKKEPNMPRPYKAPLYPILPGIALVLGIVACGSVCFSEPYLALGVLGFGILLGMGYHFQSKRSPS, from the coding sequence ATGAAAGAAGATCCAAAAATGCATAAAGTTCTACATTCTGTCCATTTATGGGGCATTGCTGTTGGGCTTGTGATTTCTGGTGATTATTTTGGTTGGAACTTTGGATGGTCCAAAGCTAGTTTTTGGGAATTTAGTTTTGCTGTTGTTTGGATCGCCACCTTCTACGTCCTATTTGCCCTTTGTTTTACAGAACTTGCTGCCAGCATCCCACAATCGGGTGGGCCTTCGGCTTATGCCAAAAGGGCTCTCGGAGATTTGTTTGGCCTTGTCACAGGGTATTTGGTTCTTGTGGAATTTTTGCTTGCCCCACCTGCCATTGCTTCGGCCCTCGGGGGATACATCCATTTTCTTTTTCCCGTCATTCCAGAGTTTGGTGCCGGGATTGTTATGTTTTGTTTGTTGTTGTTAATCAATTTAACGGGGATCAAACAAACCGCACGTTTTGAATTATTCGTCACACTTGTGGCCGTGTGTGGACTTTTGTTTTATTTAGGATTTTTGGTTCCACATGTATCTTTTGATCGTATTCCTAAATTTCCAGAAACTACTTCTATCTCCTGGGGTTCCGTTTTTCTTTCCATTCCTTTTGCCATTTGGTTTTTTTTGGCAGTGGAAGGTGTGGCTTTGGCTTCCGAAGAGGTGCGTAACCCTGCGAGGGACATTCCCATAGGTTACACTGCTGGTATTTTTACTTTGCTTTGTTTGGCGGGACTCATTTTTGTATTTACTGCTTCTGTTGTAGATATCAAAGAAATTTCTGAATTGGATTATCCTTTATCTTATGTATTGCAGAAGTTATACGGTAAAGATCAGGTTTGGCCTTTTGTATTTACCTTTATTGGTTTATTCGGCCTTGTGGCTTCCTTATTTGGGATCATTCTGGGTAACTCTCGGTTGGTTTATGCTATGGCAAAGGAAGGTTATTTACCAAATTACCTTTCAAAATTAAACAAAGGTTCTTCGGTTCCAGGGAATGCAGTTCTTTCAGGTGGAACCTTGGGAATTTTTTGTATGTGTTTTTTAGATACTGCCGAACTCATCACAATTTCTGCGTTAGGTGCTTGTGGGATGTATCTATTGAGTTTGGTTTCTTATTTTGTTCTCCGTAAAAAAGAACCCAATATGCCAAGACCCTACAAAGCACCATTGTATCCCATCCTTCCTGGAATTGCGCTTGTTCTTGGGATTGTGGCCTGTGGTTCGGTTTGTTTTTCCGAACCTTATTTAGCACTTGGAGTTTTAGGTTTTGGAATTCTACTTGGAATGGGTTACCATTTTCAATCCAAAAGATCACCTAGTTGA
- a CDS encoding adenylate/guanylate cyclase domain-containing protein, which produces MKKLFLILILFHLSCLSEERNVKAEIVKGFSDLSNHSFTNQPFVVLNGEWKFFWNTAPNQIKETDSDLFLNLPGHWNGYKMPYGSIGGFGHASFRTKLKLADNLSETMALTVHEQDTAYAIYVNGKLLGGSGFPGSNPNEYKPEVKSTIVVLPQTTDLTIDIYVANYEHRKGGIWTDIVLSTYTKGESRITKRKINETMLSSVLAFVGLFFLVMYFYNRDGKHTIGIFLFSMAVFLRTISTGERILIEFVDVPYWILLRLEYISWFWSAPLLYHYFYTIFPEDFSKRMGTFFYVLSSILTLGLLLPPVYFTETASIYPIAFVANGVFVFVYLHRAYKKNRMESKLLSFGMFLVLVGATNDVLHAESIIHTMYIAPATVVVFVFLQVITFGRIVRQNITKTLEFAHEQKQLSTSFSRFVPTEFLFHLGKADIRHVDLGDQVQKRMTILFADIRSFTEFSETLTPKENFDFLNSYLQRVGPIIRHNNGFIDKFIGDAVMALFPYDVNDAVKAAVEMQEAIRIYNGHRSNCSYIPIEVGIGIHTGNLTLGILGEHKRMEGTVISDAVNLASRIEGITKLFSSRIVISADTFIEASDGLGYHYRLLDRVAIKGKTESVFVVEVLDGYEPEKAARFVATKDDYTLALDAFRREDFEEAIDGFSKLLDTNPDDSVSRLFLDRCHEAKTKPKMELGS; this is translated from the coding sequence ATCAACCGTTTGTTGTATTGAATGGGGAATGGAAATTTTTTTGGAATACGGCACCAAATCAAATAAAGGAAACAGATTCTGATTTATTCCTGAACCTTCCGGGTCATTGGAATGGATACAAAATGCCATACGGATCAATTGGTGGTTTTGGACATGCTAGCTTTCGAACCAAACTCAAACTGGCAGACAATCTTTCGGAAACCATGGCTCTCACTGTCCATGAACAAGACACAGCATACGCAATTTATGTAAATGGAAAGTTGTTAGGTGGATCTGGATTTCCCGGATCCAATCCAAACGAATACAAACCCGAAGTTAAATCCACCATCGTTGTTTTACCACAAACCACAGACCTAACCATAGATATCTATGTTGCCAATTATGAACATAGAAAGGGAGGGATCTGGACTGATATCGTTCTTTCTACTTATACAAAAGGAGAAAGTCGCATCACCAAACGAAAGATCAATGAAACAATGTTATCATCAGTTCTAGCTTTTGTTGGTTTATTTTTTCTCGTAATGTATTTTTACAATCGAGATGGCAAACATACAATCGGGATCTTTCTTTTTTCTATGGCCGTTTTCCTTAGAACCATATCCACGGGAGAAAGGATTTTAATTGAATTTGTAGATGTTCCGTATTGGATCCTTTTACGATTGGAATATATTTCTTGGTTCTGGTCAGCACCCCTCCTCTATCATTATTTTTATACCATTTTCCCTGAAGACTTCTCCAAACGAATGGGAACTTTCTTTTATGTTCTATCATCGATCTTAACTTTAGGTTTGTTGTTACCGCCTGTTTATTTTACAGAAACGGCCTCCATTTATCCAATTGCCTTTGTTGCTAATGGAGTTTTTGTATTTGTTTATCTACATCGTGCTTACAAAAAAAATCGAATGGAATCCAAATTATTGTCATTTGGAATGTTTTTGGTTCTTGTAGGTGCCACCAATGATGTGTTACATGCGGAATCCATCATCCATACCATGTACATAGCACCTGCCACAGTAGTGGTCTTTGTATTTTTACAAGTCATCACTTTCGGACGAATTGTCCGTCAAAACATCACAAAAACTTTAGAATTTGCCCACGAACAAAAACAATTGAGCACATCCTTTAGCCGTTTTGTTCCCACAGAGTTTCTCTTCCATTTGGGTAAAGCAGATATTCGGCATGTAGATCTTGGTGACCAAGTCCAGAAAAGAATGACCATTCTCTTTGCTGATATCAGATCCTTTACTGAGTTTTCTGAAACACTAACTCCTAAGGAAAATTTTGATTTTTTAAATAGTTATCTCCAACGAGTGGGCCCAATCATTAGGCACAACAATGGATTTATCGATAAATTCATTGGTGATGCAGTTATGGCTTTGTTTCCCTACGATGTCAATGATGCCGTCAAAGCTGCTGTAGAAATGCAAGAAGCCATTCGGATTTACAACGGACATAGGTCTAACTGTAGTTATATTCCTATCGAAGTAGGAATCGGCATCCATACAGGAAATCTCACCTTAGGAATCTTAGGGGAACACAAACGAATGGAAGGAACCGTTATTTCCGACGCCGTAAACCTTGCCTCTCGGATCGAAGGAATCACCAAACTTTTTTCTTCAAGGATTGTGATTAGTGCAGACACCTTTATCGAAGCATCTGATGGATTAGGATACCATTACCGACTCCTCGACCGTGTGGCCATCAAAGGAAAAACAGAATCTGTTTTCGTTGTAGAAGTTTTGGATGGATACGAACCAGAAAAGGCAGCTAGGTTTGTTGCTACAAAAGATGATTATACACTCGCCCTAGATGCATTCCGCAGAGAAGATTTTGAAGAGGCCATTGACGGATTTTCCAAACTACTCGATACAAACCCCGACGACTCTGTTTCAAGATTGTTTTTGGATCGTTGTCACGAAGCAAAAACAAAACCAAAGATGGAACTGGGAAGTTAG